A region of Ornithodoros turicata isolate Travis chromosome 5, ASM3712646v1, whole genome shotgun sequence DNA encodes the following proteins:
- the LOC135395794 gene encoding uncharacterized protein LOC135395794: MKAFPTDDYAADLKDLDLNGADVPMQRSLGLSWHLKTDTFTFRAPAQDSPNTRRGVLSTVNSLSDPLGMTVPVTVQGRLFLRDMSVGTTDWDAPLAVNHGWQRWKDSLQALEDLRIPRRYVTVSLAHARRREICIFSDASEKIIAAVAYIRVIDANETPHVGFVFGKAKLAPRPEQTIPRLELCAAVLAVEIGELILGEIDTPIDDVRFYSDSKVVLGYIFNESRRFYVYVSNRVNRIRRTTKPGQWHYVPTDQNPADHATRPVAPSALSRTTWLTGPKFLERHECMNSEKDCPLCEPDGDPDVRPLVTVSATHIEKQSLGAHRFERFSSWTSLVRAVANLIHVTRSFHDPHDGCCGWHYCSKPQTVEFEAAKKVILHSVQREQFADVFLSLGTDGHRKHAPSNHTLSKLDPIVGNDDLLRIGGRLRNSKELDEKEKHPLIVPGRHHIGLLLTRHHYEDVVRHQGRHFTEGAVRAAGFWIVGGKRCISAIIQRCMTCRKLRGKLETQKMAPLLENRLSLDPPFTFVGLDVFGPWMIAARRTRGGIAQTKRSAVLFTCMAVRAVHIEVIEAMDTSSFINALRRFLAVRGPVKQLRSDQGTNFVGAWAELKITTVRLDFNKVQRSLNGQGCTWVFNTPHSSHMGGVWERMIGAARRILDSMLLLRNTKLFSHEVLTTFLAEVAAIINSRPLVPASSDPECPSVLKPALILTQKPSSSSVPPGEFTRLHVKQWRQVQALANTFWHRWKAEYLPTLQGRRKWQRERPNLRVGDLVLLKDSGARRNEWPMGRITVVHHGKDGKVRKVEVQTAKDGNKKTFQRPVTDVVLLFSSPE, encoded by the coding sequence ATGAAGGCTTTCCCGACTGACGACTATGCTGCCGACTTAAAAGATCTGGACTTAAATGGAGCTGATGTACCAATGCAACGTAGCCTTGGCCTGAGCTGGCACTTAAAAACGGATACGTTCACCTTCAGAGCTCCTGCGCAGGATAGCCCAAACACCCGTCGTGGTGTACTGTCTACTGTCAACAGTCTCTCCGATCCTTTGGGTATGACCGTCCCGGTGACTGTTCAGGGTAGACTTTTTCTAAGAGACATGTCTGTCGGGACCACTGACTGGGATGCCCCCCTCGCTGTGAACCACGGCTGGCAAAGATGGAAAGACTCGCTGCAAGCTCTCGAGGATCTGCGGATACCACGCCGGTACGTCACCGTATCCCTAGCACACGCTAGACGCCGTGAGATTTGCATATTCTCGGATGCGTCGGAGAAAATCATTGCCGCTGTTGCGTACATCAGAGTGATCGACGCTAACGAAACGCCACACGTGGGTTTTGTCTTCGGTAAAGCAAAGTTAGCCCCAAGGCCTGAACAGACAATTCCTAGGCTCGAGCTGTGCGCTGCAGTGCTCGCTGTCGAAATCGGAGAGCTAATCCTGGGCGAAATTGATACACCCATCGATGATGTCAGGTTTTACTCTGACAGCAAGGTCGTCCTGGGATATATCTTCAATGAGTCAAGGCGGTTTTACGTCTACGTGAGCAACCGGGTTAACCGCATTCGAAGAACCACGAAACCGGGCCAGTGGCACTACGTCCCAACGGACCAAAATCCTGCGGATCACGCCACTAGACCTGTGGCCCCGAGCGCGCTCAGCCGTACGACTTGGCTGACAGGGCCAAAATTCCTCGAAAGACACGAATGTATGAACTCCGAGAAAGACTGCCCGTTATGCGAACCGGACGGTGACCCAGACGTCCGGCCGCTTGTGACAGTCTCCGCGACACACATAGAAAAGCAGTCGCTGGGAGCTCATCGTTTCGAACGGTTCTCCTCGTGGACTTCTCTCGTACGTGCCGTAGCGAACCTCATACATGTCACTCGCTCCTTTCACGACCCTCACGATGGTTGCTGCGGTTGGCACTACTGCAGCAAGCCACAGACCGTAGAATTCGAGGCAGCAAAGAAGGTCATACTTCACTCTGTCCAGCGTGAACAATTCGCAGACGTCTTCCTGAGCCTTGGTACTGATGGCCACCGCAAGCATGCTCCGTCCAACCACACTCTGTCAAAACTAGACCCCATCGTCGGCAATGACGACTTACTGAGGATCGGTGGCCGCCTACGAAATTCGAAAGAACTCGACGAAAAGGAGAAGCACCCTCTCATCGTGCCAGGCCGCCATCACATAGGCTTGTTGCTTACGCGACACCACTACGAAGACGTTGTCAGACATCAGGGGCGTCACTTCACCGAAGGGGCCGTCAGAGCTGCCGGATTTTGGATTGTCGGTGGAAAGAGATGTATCAGCGCGATCATTCAACGATGTATGACCTGCAGGAAACTCCGCGGAAAGCTGGAAACGCAAAAGATGGCACCTCTTCTTGAGAATCGACTAAGCCTGGATCCTCCTTTCACCTTTGTCGGGTTGGACGTTTTTGGTCCCTGGATGATAGCCGCACGCCGCACAAGGGGCGGCATAGCCCAAACTAAGAGGTCGGCGGTGTTATTTACGTGTATGGCCGTCCGCGCAGTCCACATCGAAGTGATAGAGGCGATGGACACTTCGAGCTTTATAAACGCATTACGGCGATTCCTGGCTGTCAGAGGTCCAGTAAAACAACTTCGGTCAGACCAAGGAACGAATTTTGTCGGAGCCTGGGCAGAGCTCAAGATAACTACAGTGCGTCTTGATTTCAACAAGGTTCAGAGGTCTCTCAACGGACAAGGCTGTACGTGGGTTTTCAACACTCCACATTCTTCGCACATGGGTGGAGTGTGGGAACGTATGATTGGAGCTGCTCGTCGTATCCTGGACTCTATGCTACTCCTCAGAAACACCAAGCTTTTCTCACATGAAGTCTTAACTACATTCTTGGCAGAAGTCGCTGCCATCATCAATAGCAGGCCACTGGTCCCAGCCTCATCGGATCCTGAATGTCCCTCTGTCCTCAAACCAGCTCTGATATTGACTCAGAAGCCTTCCTCAAGCTCAGTACCTCCAGGAGAGTTCACAAGACTCCATGTAAAACAATGGAGACAGGTTCAGGCCTTGGCGAACACGTTTTGGCATCGTTGGAAAGCAGAGTACCTACCCACACTTCAAGGCCGCAGAAAATGGCAAAGAGAGCGACCCAATCTTCGAGTCGGTGATCTGGTTCTGTTGAAGGATAGTGGAGCTAGGCGTAACGAATGGCCAATGGGGCGGATCACTGTAGTGCATCACGGGAAGGACGGCAAAGTGCGAAAGGTGGAAGTACAGACGGCAAAGGACGGGAACAAGAAGACCTTCCAACGACCAGTCACCGACGTGGTACTTCTGTTCTCTTCACCTGAATGA